One stretch of Cyclopterus lumpus isolate fCycLum1 chromosome 10, fCycLum1.pri, whole genome shotgun sequence DNA includes these proteins:
- the b4galt7 gene encoding beta-1,4-galactosyltransferase 7 isoform X2 produces the protein MMYSSRRKPVLYFKEERRLLSGRCTLYKLFGLCMVLLLVSLLWLQLSCSGEMWTTVHAELRPPQPPPCPPAAAQASAADDPSWGPHKLALIVPFRERFDELLAFVPFMHSFLNKKKIRHKIVVINQVDHYRFNRASLINVGYLESGNDTDYLAMHDVDLLPLNEALDYGFPVEGPFHVASPELHPLYHYKTYVGGILLLTKKHYHACNGMSNRFWGWGREDDEFYRRLRKAELQLFRPSGITTGFKTFLHIHDSAWRKRDQKRVASQKQFKVDPEGGLTNIRYQVESRQELSISGAPCTVINTKLECDQNLTPWCLLA, from the exons GCTCCTGTCTGGTAGGTGTACCCTCTACAAGCTGTTCGGCCTCTGCATGGTGCTGCTGCTCGTGTCTCTGCTGTGGCTGCAGCTCAGCTGTTCCGGTGAGATGTGGACCACCGTGCACGCAGAGCTCCGCCCCCCCCAGCCGCCGCCCTGCCCCCCCGCCGCCGCTCAGGCATCTGCAGCGGACGACCCCTCCTGGGGTCCTCACAAGCTGGCCCTCATCGTCCCCTTCAGGGAGCGCTTCGACGAGCTGCTGGCGTTCGTTCCCTTCATGCACTCGTTCCTCAACAAGAAGAAGATTCGCCACAAGATCGTGGTCATCAACCAGGTGGATCactacag GTTCAACCGGGCGTCGCTGATCAACGTGGGTTACCTGGAGAGCGGCAACGACACGGACTACCTGGCGATGCACGACGTGGACCTGCTGCCCCTGAACGAGGCACTGGACTACGGGTTCCCCGTGGAGGGCCCGTTCCACGTGGCCTCGCCCGAGCTGCACCCGCTGTACCACTACAAGACCTACGTGGGCGGGATCCTGCTGCTCACCAAGAAGCATTACCACGCG TGCAACGGGATGTCGAACCGGTTCTGGGGTTGGGGCCGAGAGGACGACGAGTTCTACAGGAGGCTGAGGAAAGCTGAGCTGCAG CTCTTCAGACCGAGTGGGATCACCACGGGCTTCAAAACCTTCCTCCACATCCACGACTCGGCCTGGAGGAAGAGGGACCAGAAGAGGGTCGCCTCTCAGAAACAG TTCAAGGTGGACCCTGAGGGGGGGCTGACTAACATCCGGTACCAGGTGGAGTCCAGACAGGAGCTGAGCATCAGCGGCGCTCCCTGCACCGTCATCAACACCAAACTGGAGTGTGACCAGAACCTCACGCCCTGGTGTCTGCTGGCCTAG
- the b4galt7 gene encoding beta-1,4-galactosyltransferase 7 isoform X1, producing MMYSSRRKPVLYFKEERRLLSGRCTLYKLFGLCMVLLLVSLLWLQLSCSGEMWTTVHAELRPPQPPPCPPAAAQASAADDPSWGPHKLALIVPFRERFDELLAFVPFMHSFLNKKKIRHKIVVINQVDHYRFNRASLINVGYLESGNDTDYLAMHDVDLLPLNEALDYGFPVEGPFHVASPELHPLYHYKTYVGGILLLTKKHYHACNGMSNRFWGWGREDDEFYRRLRKAELQLFRPSGITTGFKTFLHIHDSAWRKRDQKRVASQKQEQFKVDPEGGLTNIRYQVESRQELSISGAPCTVINTKLECDQNLTPWCLLA from the exons GCTCCTGTCTGGTAGGTGTACCCTCTACAAGCTGTTCGGCCTCTGCATGGTGCTGCTGCTCGTGTCTCTGCTGTGGCTGCAGCTCAGCTGTTCCGGTGAGATGTGGACCACCGTGCACGCAGAGCTCCGCCCCCCCCAGCCGCCGCCCTGCCCCCCCGCCGCCGCTCAGGCATCTGCAGCGGACGACCCCTCCTGGGGTCCTCACAAGCTGGCCCTCATCGTCCCCTTCAGGGAGCGCTTCGACGAGCTGCTGGCGTTCGTTCCCTTCATGCACTCGTTCCTCAACAAGAAGAAGATTCGCCACAAGATCGTGGTCATCAACCAGGTGGATCactacag GTTCAACCGGGCGTCGCTGATCAACGTGGGTTACCTGGAGAGCGGCAACGACACGGACTACCTGGCGATGCACGACGTGGACCTGCTGCCCCTGAACGAGGCACTGGACTACGGGTTCCCCGTGGAGGGCCCGTTCCACGTGGCCTCGCCCGAGCTGCACCCGCTGTACCACTACAAGACCTACGTGGGCGGGATCCTGCTGCTCACCAAGAAGCATTACCACGCG TGCAACGGGATGTCGAACCGGTTCTGGGGTTGGGGCCGAGAGGACGACGAGTTCTACAGGAGGCTGAGGAAAGCTGAGCTGCAG CTCTTCAGACCGAGTGGGATCACCACGGGCTTCAAAACCTTCCTCCACATCCACGACTCGGCCTGGAGGAAGAGGGACCAGAAGAGGGTCGCCTCTCAGAAACAG GAGCAGTTCAAGGTGGACCCTGAGGGGGGGCTGACTAACATCCGGTACCAGGTGGAGTCCAGACAGGAGCTGAGCATCAGCGGCGCTCCCTGCACCGTCATCAACACCAAACTGGAGTGTGACCAGAACCTCACGCCCTGGTGTCTGCTGGCCTAG